In the Glycine max cultivar Williams 82 chromosome 6, Glycine_max_v4.0, whole genome shotgun sequence genome, GAACGGCTGAGTTTCCGATCAAAGTGGgacatattttatttgttttttttcttcttcttctttaaaaaaaatgttgttcttTTTCGgaggaaataagaaaaaagaaacaaaatggaagtttttttttttctgaatggaATATGGGATGGGGATGGGCTCAAGTGCAACAACGAGTGAACCTCTCAGCCATGAAAATGTAAAGCAAGGTTGTGTCTTGTCTCATTTTTGAATGCGTAGGGGTGTATACCTAGTTCTTTCAAAATGGAAGTCTTTCAACGACTTTTGTGCCAATCAGCAACACTACTTTAACGCCACGGTTGACCGTTAAAATATGGAACACTTCCCCCCACAATTTTAAATCGTTTTTATTAGTGGCTacagttttcttcttttttaagatatatatatatatatatatatatatggattttGTTCTTCTGTGAAAAAAGGGTAAATTATTGGTTATTgataagaaaaatcaataattgaTGTTTCAATGTATTTACATTTTAGTAATTATTGAGATGAGattacttattaattaattattgagattatttattatttattccttcccaaaataataatcatcattgttttacactgtttaataataataaataaatgaaaagaataataaatttataaaattaatcttatattatcattaatttattttagatttgacaatttattatcaatatataagaactataagtgaaaaaataataattaatgttagtaacatgataattatattagaacaaaaaactttttcttgcaggataattataaaaagatagagggattaattaatttttgagattacttgttttatttatgtattaggATCCTcttatttatgtatatataatattaatatttaatttttattaattattgagaTTACTTATTTCATGAATTAGGATCCTCTTAAGTCAAATTATCATGATGCTTATATCTTAGTATTtcattagttattatataatatgagCTTAAATTGTATGCACGgttaatatacataaaaaacatttttaataaaatttatattgattctacacaataattttttatagtttaaattccataaatatacaattttcattcttcaaaattttattgaatttcatctcCTTTATTTCAACATGCTTTTCCATATCTCATGTATGCCCATcgatatttttcatataataatcaaaagacttaaatatatttctaatttctattatatacatttatatattcattttatagttttattccctataaatttttttttatgattttgattcctataaaattttattttacaattttagtcCCTGCTACAGTTTAGCATTGACATCAGTCATTAGATAGATATCAGATCACGTTTACTGTTTTCAGAGAGGAAATATAGAATTGTGGAAATACTTGAACAAGTTCATTTTCATGGCAACcccaaaaaaagattaaataaataaaagaacataaatTTAGCACATCTGGTTTTTTCCAGCACTCCAAAGATCTATACCATAACTCTGCCAGAGTTTTCATCCTTCCCTAGGTAACTAGAAGTGCCTTTCTATGACAGATTGAAGAACAATTACAATTTTAGTTGATTTTTGCTGAAAAATATAACTCCAGTTACATACCCCGCTTTCTATCCAATCCGTGTGATCTTCCTCCTATTGTCTACATGAAGCTAAAGAATGCAAATATACCAATCAGCACCTTGAATTCTCGATGTCTAACCACATCATTCCCTCGGTAAAGTAAATCATTTGAGACAAAAATGATCACCTGCAAATCTGGAGCTCCAGTAATAGGACTTCATTCCTTTTCGCTTTGGCCCACAGCAGTTCATTACTGCAGAGTTGAAGAACCATTAGCCCAATGCCACACAACTTGGCTCAGGATATTGTAGAATTTGTGTCGGTCTCTGTTTTCTGTAATTCGTCgttcataatatttaaaatgtcaTTTGGGGGACATTTGTCTGCAGGGTTCTGTGCGGATATTTGGCAGAAGCATTCAGGCCAAGAATTAGTGTAGAAAGACTCTGGAGAAACACGCTTGTGAGGTTCTCCAAAGTTTGTTTTGAGCATGACTTTCCTAACAGCTTCCTCAAAACCAGCCGTCTGCCCATTCTCCCTATCGATGAAGATAGGGGCAAGAGATTTTCTATCAGGTCTGATAGTAGTCCGGAAGCCATAGTAAAGGCGATGTCCAAGGAGATTGTTGGCAAAGTTGCTTGGGCCATCATAAGTTGGCATGAAAATGTCAGAAAGAAGACAGACCATGTAATCCACAGCAGAACCAGCCAATCCCCTAGTGTTTTCAGCAAGCTCTTCAGAGTTTTCAACAGAAGAATGATTCTCGAGTCGAGGGAACAAACTTCGAAATGGTTTCATAAATCGATCCCCGCCGAACAATTCACCAGCTGCAAGATATATCCTGGTAGAATTGTCAAAACCCAATGCACGCAAAATAAGACCAACCTGCAATGAGAAACACATAAATGTACATCCAATTTAAACATTGGAATAATATCATAGTCATAAtctttaacaaatttaaaatttgttatcaCCAGCATGCATGTAAAGGTTAGTCCTTTTACCAGACCCTgagaaacaaattaaagaacaatgaaAGCAAAACTAATTTTTACCTCCTGAGGAGTCAACGGGCATTTCCCAATAGCCCTTCTTTCATTATAGACAAGTCTTTTAGgtgcaaaattttcttttcggtacttcttcaaaatcttttgCTCCTCAGGTGTAAATATATCGAAGCATCTACAATCACATTCATATTCAAGATGAGTAGTTCAGAAAAAGTAGCATCCCATTATGTTTTGGGGGGAGGGGGGAATTGAGTTCATTTATCTACCAATAAAACAGACTCTTGAATCAGCACTTGCAGTACATATTAACTAGTAGTAGTATAAATATGGATTACTGTTTTGTCTTATCCATCACATCACAATCACAATCACAATCACAATCACATCCTTATATACAAGAATATTATTTAGAATCTCAATTTTCTCTCTCCTTCCTACCTAAATCCCTATAATTTCTACAAATGCTGATATAAACACTATTCAAGATATAACAAGAGGATATAAATAGAAGGGAGAGAAAGCGGGGTATTAATGACAATGGtagttttagaagaaaaaaatataaatttaaggcACTTATTACTATCAACTAAATTAACCACTTTCCTTAATCTTAATGAATTAGATAATTGAGTCTTATAAATAAGACTGGATATATACACAGGCATCTGGTTTCTGACAATGATAACAAGGAAAATCCCACACATTTGGTCTATGGTTTTTTATTAAGCTTTGGCATAGACATCCATTgctttaaatcaaataaaaacgtGCAATTAACTCTTGATATTATAGGACATAAAACAACAATTACACAATATTTATATCACATTCAAAGTCAATAGACACATAAACATAATTGTCCAGTCCAACCCAGATAACTTACCCAGCAAATGACAACATGTCCATCTCAAACCGAAGATGTATGGACATGAAGGGACCTTGTTCGCGTAGCTTTTCAACTATTGATTGACTTAACTTCACGATATGTGGCTTAAATCTTAAAGCATGATAGTTGACTCTACACCTCAACCTTTGGTACTCAGGATTGTCAATTTCTTCAGCTAAGCGATGTGAAAAGGGAGTAAGATAGATGGCACCATGttccttcattttcttcagAGCATCAGTAGTATACCAACTTACAGGAGCATCTCTAGGAGGACGAAGCTGTGTGAAAATAACATTTGAacaaattattcaataaattgaaataatttcaaACTACTGATTGACAACCAAATTATTATAGTCTACCTGAAATggctttattttcttctttttgccaTTTTTCTGATTTTCTGGAATGCTTTCAACAATCTTTACATCATACCTCAGTGTTTTGATGAAATGTTCAACATCATAGATACCATGGAAACCACTgcttgtaattaaaaataaggcaCCTATTTAGTGTAGTGTGACTCTGGTTCATCACAAATTAAGAATCAATTAAGCCACTATCTATACTATTATAGAAAGGGGGTTCCCCATTTGGGATCTTTCCTACTTTTCCAAAAAGTCCATTTATTTGCAGAAGATCTTTCAGGGGAAATAATCACTTACTAGTGTTTCAATAACTCTCTCAGGAAGCTACCAAAAATAAGTGATTATTTCTtctaaataaaaatgcaagcaACAAACTCTCATTATTGGTTGAAAAATATTGCCAATTGCAATTTTGTGTGTCCtacttcttatttaatgagtttgactcatgattttgtagtttccaataaatttaaccaaaaataaagtGTTATAAGGAATGTGTTAAGAGAATGTTTTGCTAGCACTCTTTAAAATAAGCTAAACCAGAGGCATGCACTAAACCAAAAGGGGAGGATAAACTTGTCTCTACAAAATACAAATTAGCTACTAAGgtccaccacttaacctactcCTACTTGTGAAGAACTtaacaaaagatttttttttatttttctttagatCAGTGAACTTAACAAAAGATTAATAAGTAAgtttaaatatcttatttaaatttaaaaagaaaattgtcatgccataaaattgaattttctcTTTAGATAGGTGCATTATATGCATCTTTTCttaaatacaaaaaagattctaattaacaaaacacaaacaattgAACTTAAGAAACTTAGTCTGAAGTTTAAGTGAACCATGCTATATGTGGATTTGGATGGTAAATCCAACTCATTTTTGTGCGTCTACCAAGGAAGTTTAAAGAGTTTAATAAGCATCCAAATCTCTGATAAATGAGCAAGCTTATATAATGCAAGTTTATAGAAAAGTACAGAATTGTGCTACCTTAGCCAAGAGCATGAACAGGTATATACCTAAGCAATTGCACACACacagaaaagagagaaaacccAGAGATAACCACATCAATATGCTTCTGAGAAAAATGCACTCAAGCAATTCTTAACTTCTAATGACAATTTAGATGAGGAAAAAGGAAATTCCTTTATTAAATGGTAACTCACTGATGGTTGTCCTCActtgctgtaaaaaaaattaaaaaagacagTCTAGCAATTACTTTCTATCAGATATATAAGAACTAAACAGGAAACTATCTTCCaaatttatttgtgaaaatCAACATATTATCTATTCTCTGTCTCcctgtaaaataataataataatcatagtgGTTTCGACAATGGGTGCCCTAaggaaacaatttaaaaaaaaaagtaaattgcattaagtcCCCTAAAGTTTTGTCAAATTCTCCATGATACCCCTCTCTTTTTTTACCCGTACACTAACTCCCTTTGATTGTTGGAAAACATTACACTGACACCACTATACATTACAGAAATTAATtgtttagaaaacaaaatgctGTACCCCTATAAGGGGGTTGTGAACTTGTGATAAACATTACTAATGCAAGGGGTCATGTGCAATCTCAAGAAGCATCAAGGGAGGGGAGTTAGTGTAATTTACTCCAAATAAAAAACCTTTGTTTTTAGTAGAAACACATGTTTTCCTagccaaattaaaaacaaatttgataaattaacgCACAAGTTAATACCAAATTCAAGTTTAGATGATAAATGCATATATCTaaacatacaaaacaaaagtgattttaatttataattaaaaaaatataaaagttaatgcATTCACTACCAAAAAAGAGTTAATTGTTTcttaatataatacaataacaAATGcctaatagtaataacaaatttgtcaagtatattatatattatattactaaTCCATCATCCCATTCCAATTGAACAGCCAACATATATGTTCAAGGGATAAAATAAGTTATCTTCTggtatttttctcaaaaataaaaaaatccaagtcTAGGAGTAGATGGATGCATGCTGCAGTTCAGAAGTCAGACAAAAATTAGAAGTTAAGAGTCTTAAGACAGTTACCTGTCATCATGCCAAAAGGAGTTTGCATCCAACTCAGGTAGCACAAGTGTAGCATTCATGATTCGCGCAGCAAGAACAGCATTAGAGATCTATAGCATTGAAATACAAATTTATCAGTATAGCAATAGCAatatcaacatatatatatatatacacacatgcaCAGAATAGCACCAGCATACACATAGGAAGCCTCATCCTATCAACAGCACTAAATTCAATTTACCTAGCTTAGTAAGCAGACACAATGCAAATACTCAGCAGCAGTTTAAGTGAATCCAAAAGTCTACTACAGTTTAGAGAGACTGAGGTACAAACCGCACTACGCTGCTGATTCAGGCCACCATTACATCGAACACGCAAATAGCCGTTGCTCTCAGTCGGAGGAGCTGAGACAAaaacaacaccaaacaaaaacaGCATCAGAAAGTAAGTTCTAGAAAGAACATTAAATTCAGATACGAATAAACTTTTGCATCAGAAACAGTCTGTAACTACAAGAATAGATAGATACGGGCCCAATGAGTTCTCGGAGCAGACGACGGCCGCCAACCACCGGAACCTGCGTTGCTCCAAAGCTCTTCTAAACGGATCTGAACGGAAAATGAATAACAAATTGCTGAATTACATGAAATAACAAGTACAAATTCCATTtcaccataaaaataaaatgtataatgATATGATCCAGCAAAGGTCCAATTACTTCAAAAATCTTTTGCGATAGATGAGAACTAAAATCAATATCCTTctaaaatgaaaactaaaatcaatttcTAAATCTGAAGTCATCAAAAGGTGATCCGTCACGTTTCCGTGTTCGTATCAATAAAGGATTCTGAACGAATTGCACGAACCTCGGAGCGATAGTTGGATTGAAGATTGGAAGAAGTTCCTGTTGAGGAGAAGAACAATGAGAGCGTGCAGATCAAGAGCACCACAGCAGCAACCGACAACTTCACGATCATTCCTTTGAATCCTGAGCCTCCTCCTCCACTTTGCCTCCTGTGAAAGCCAGTTCTGCAAATAACAACAAAACGTCGGCGTTTAAGAATCGAATCGAAATGAAAATTAGCATTGAATGGAACCGTTGTTGTTTGAACTAACAATACCTCCTCATGGTTAAGATTCAATAATGCCTCTGTTGTGTTACGCTTCAGTGGTGAAGTAGGGAATGGAATGGTGGTTGCGACTGAGAGCGCCGGCGATCTAAGTGGCGGTGGCCGGTGGATATGTGGTGGTGGGAGAAAGAAGGTGAAACGTAATCACCGTCAttgaattgaaataataattacagAAAATGGAATGGACTAATCGATTGTGGACAGGGGGGTATGGGTTTCTGGGTGGGTTTGGAGAATGGGCTACAGATTGTATTGGACTAAGAATTTTGGGCTTTAACTAGTTCACTGGAGGCCTTTTCTTCCTGCACCGTTAGATTTCTTTTACACCATCACTTTTTCGAATATTCCAAAATTACCCCTTCTAATAAACATACAACTTCATAATCCATAAGAGACTTACAGATTCATAATTAATAAGCTTACAAATTCATAATCCGTAAGCTTCTTACAGATTCGTAATCTGTAAGAGACTTATGGATTCGTAATCTATAAGAGACTTACTCGTACGaatcataggtttaataaaaaattatatatgtaaaaaaattaattattaaatcaaaattaatcgtcacaaaatttattatgtaaacttatatgtttattaaatatacattagaaattgtagtgttatatatagcgacattaattattttataacataattgactcaTTAACTTAGTTTGTTAGAGCATTGTGTCACAGGTTCGAATCTTGCATtggtcattaattttaaattaattcataaactatatttttaaaaaaaatccataatcCATATTGGCATACGGATTGCCAATCTGTATAAGCCTTATGAAAGGGTGTTTTTGGAATTTTCCTCTCATTGTTATGTGTAGAAGAAAAATGGTTGGTGCAAGAAATAAATGCCTTCATGGGAGCTTTTGCTCTATACAATTTTAAGGTAAAACTTCATGCGCTCCCACTATTATTTTCCGCACTTCCCAAGTTTTGATTGCATTATGGAAAGTCCATTCCAAAATAGaatttgtattttgaaataaGCTGTCCATATTGAATTACAATACGGAATGATTTTCCACAATGCAATCAAAAGTGCAGGAAACAGGAGTGAAAGTGTATGGGGCAACATCTCACTTCCATTTTGTTAAGTacactccaatttttttttaatttattatcatatataccctttatacttataacattaatacaaaattattaatgcATGATGTAATCTTTACAatgatgttttgtttttaacattcaaaaaaataatttcccaaacacatttatttttttaacattttttaaagtaCTTTTTGGAATcctattttgtgttttaatttgaaaaacattttttgaaattaaaaaaaaattgttctggAAAGTATTTCTTAGAACATCTAAAAAAATTCAGGCAAGACACTAGATTCAAGAAAAATTGCACAATACTGAAgcaattgaattgaaaaaacatataattaatattttagagaagaataatcaaataaaagtaTCAAGAGAGTTTACAACAACTCACATACTTCCTCAAATAACTCATTTTCTATCTCTTTACATGTCTCCTTGTGTTTTctagttaaaatataaaaatggcaACAATATATTAAGGAAAAAGATATTAGtattg is a window encoding:
- the LOC100787781 gene encoding O-fucosyltransferase 1 isoform X1, with amino-acid sequence MRRTGFHRRQSGGGGSGFKGMIVKLSVAAVVLLICTLSLFFSSTGTSSNLQSNYRSEIRLEELWSNAGSGGWRPSSAPRTHWAPPPTESNGYLRVRCNGGLNQQRSAISNAVLAARIMNATLVLPELDANSFWHDDSGFHGIYDVEHFIKTLRYDVKIVESIPENQKNGKKKKIKPFQLRPPRDAPVSWYTTDALKKMKEHGAIYLTPFSHRLAEEIDNPEYQRLRCRVNYHALRFKPHIVKLSQSIVEKLREQGPFMSIHLRFEMDMLSFAGCFDIFTPEEQKILKKYRKENFAPKRLVYNERRAIGKCPLTPQEVGLILRALGFDNSTRIYLAAGELFGGDRFMKPFRSLFPRLENHSSVENSEELAENTRGLAGSAVDYMVCLLSDIFMPTYDGPSNFANNLLGHRLYYGFRTTIRPDRKSLAPIFIDRENGQTAGFEEAVRKVMLKTNFGEPHKRVSPESFYTNSWPECFCQISAQNPADKCPPNDILNIMNDELQKTETDTNSTIS
- the LOC100787781 gene encoding O-fucosyltransferase 1 isoform X2 codes for the protein MNATLVLPELDANSFWHDDSGFHGIYDVEHFIKTLRYDVKIVESIPENQKNGKKKKIKPFQLRPPRDAPVSWYTTDALKKMKEHGAIYLTPFSHRLAEEIDNPEYQRLRCRVNYHALRFKPHIVKLSQSIVEKLREQGPFMSIHLRFEMDMLSFAGCFDIFTPEEQKILKKYRKENFAPKRLVYNERRAIGKCPLTPQEVGLILRALGFDNSTRIYLAAGELFGGDRFMKPFRSLFPRLENHSSVENSEELAENTRGLAGSAVDYMVCLLSDIFMPTYDGPSNFANNLLGHRLYYGFRTTIRPDRKSLAPIFIDRENGQTAGFEEAVRKVMLKTNFGEPHKRVSPESFYTNSWPECFCQISAQNPADKCPPNDILNIMNDELQKTETDTNSTIS